The Rhipicephalus sanguineus isolate Rsan-2018 chromosome 10, BIME_Rsan_1.4, whole genome shotgun sequence genome segment GCCGAATAGTTCCCTGTTGCAACGAGGTCGAGGTACTCGCTGCTGTGACTTGAGCCAACTCTGACGTTGCAGCTGCGGACACACTGCGCGTGATCACGGCCGACCTGGACTCCTGGTTCCGGATCTGCTCAATCAGCTCATTCATTGACTCTGGATCGCAGGTAGCAGCTGCTCGTGATTGGCGTCCCTGATGAGCATCTTCAGTTCTCCGAGAGCAGCCGTCACTTCTTGAAGGGTCAATACTTGAGAGTCCGAGGACGCGTTACCTGCGCGTGCTGAAGAAACAAGGGCTCTGCATCCGGCCACGTAGTGTGTTGATAGGTTCCTGTGCAGGACTTCCTCGCAACATCGCAAACACTCCACGGTGTGCCATGTGCACTCATTCTCGTAGTGTCGTAGCATATCTTCCATGGATCCCTCGAATTCGCATCCATGTCCTTTATTCCAGCAGTATACCTATGTTACAAGAGGCAGAAAAAGGAACAAACGAAGGCAGTATTTTTAGCAGATATGGGTTGCCTCTTCACAGCCGAACATGCAGAACATATTTTCTGTCATAGTTTCGCATTGCACTAGATGAAGATGAAATGTTAGGTATTCGTCTACtgtttttctttcgctctcttcttCAAAAGAAGAGCTGCAGCTGAGGTAGACTTTATAAAAAGTTGATTTAGACATTCCTTTAATGTTTTCTCAGAAACACCAgcactaatgttttttttttctagcacttAAACTATGTTCTAATGACCTAGCATTTACACCCTTATTTACAAAGAAGCAAATATGTTTTACCGGAGTGCAATTTCTGGCCTGCCGATGACGCTTTATCGCAAGTACACTTACAGAACGTTTCATAATATGATGCTCTTGCAGTGGCTGGTCGCCAGTGTGACGTTCGGTGTGAATTCGTTTCTTGCGAGCTTTTTGTACAGATATATGCAACTTCGCATGCTTTCAGTGTAAAGCAACTTCATGAACTTTAAATGCCTTAGATAGTTTATAGATATCAGTGAGGTAACGGAAAATAAACTTTCATGTAAAGCCGTTCTACTGATGTTAGTTTTACCGGTGATATTAAaacgacagcgttaaagaggtcgcttcgcagaaattccgaagtcggtgtcattggttgtgGGCGCGAAATCGGCGTTGTCTGCCGCCGAAGAATCGCGATGGATGtaattacaaatgtgatacgTCCGAACGTGAATCCAACGCGCGCCTTCTGCGGGGCAAGCAAGTGCTGTGCAGGTCAAGGAAGCAAGCGTGGCAAGCAAACGCACATGAAACTCTATGTACAGtttcaacggaaaaagattagcacaagtgacatATGGCCGGAGCGGCAAAGCTGCGGCACGCGGCGCTGTTGTGGCCGAGCATTCCGAGAGAGACAGTGCTAAGCACAGTATATTTTCCAGAGCAAGGGTGGCCGGCAAAAAGCAGCCCATCTCGCTGTTAtttacagcgaaaaaaaaagaaatgaactcGCGTCCGCAGCAACGTTGGCGCATCGTTTTACAGATGAGCAGCGATCAAGCTATCATTTCAAATGGAAGCTGTTTGGTGGAGTGCTTTCCGccagccacccctgctttggaaaattaTACAGCTAAAGCTGACATTTGGGCTAGCTGTTCTTGACTTAAATGCAtattatagcggaacaaaacaaggacggAGAAAGCGTGCATCTTTCTGTCCTTGTTTTGCTCCGCTGCGTGCTGCAGCACTGCGTGCCGCAATTTTGCCTCGCCAACCACCAGtaacttgtgctaatcttttttccGTTGCGACTGTACGTACGTCAAAGGCTTACAAGGTACTGGCAACGCTTGTGGGATGCCCAGACCCTCAAGTAGCATCATTTGCTTAGCCTTACAATACCTAACTGACCAGCATCTGCAAAATCTAGGAGTGATGTCCTATTCTCAGGATTAAAAAGAGGACACACTTAAGGGTCGCGCAATCGCCTTTTTACTGGTAGTGAACCCCTGACCTGTATAGTAGACATGAGGAGGCACTGGCCGTGCTTGAGCGACAGCGCTGTGACTTTGACCCGGGAAGAATATGGCACACTTTTTAAAAGCATATCGTTAGAATATACCATCTCACCCTGCAATGTTTTAAGGTCGTGAACCACTCGTTAACGATGAATCTGTTTCAAACTTCTTAAAGTTTGGCCGCCACATTGAAAGTCATTTGCAGGCCGGATTCGTAGCACATCCTCTGCAGGAGGATGCTGCTGCGAAAGCACGGTGTTTTTAATACACTAAACCTCCGGATCCTTGCTGTCTAGTGTCCTTGCGCTCGCAGTAGTTCGCTCGTATTGTAccaaaattaagtacattgtcatTAATGCCACCGTTTTCACTCACTGAAATATCATCCAACTGTCATAATTTTCTGAATTATATAGGGTTTGTGCACGTTTTGTGCACGTGATTTCAGGCCCTTATACAGCACCCTTACACTATATTTGATCACTCACTAACTGTTGTCGCGCCGCTCTTCTGCCATCACTGACTCTTGCGCGACTAACCActttatatcatcatcatcatcaagcactTGTTGGACCGCCGAGCCACGCCAGTGCCTGAAACTATTTCGGGGAAAAACCACCATACAGGCCTCACGGAGTCCGAGAAGTCGCGGTAACATGTAATATTCCGTAACAGAAGCATACGTTCCAAAACGCGAAATCTTATGGATCTTGCAAATCGTTGTTGCTTTAAAGGGCCACCCATGACAAGTCACTCAAGAATGCATCAAGAAAGCATGCAGCTGCGTAAGTGTGCCTATATTGCCTAACGAACGGGTAGTTCGTATTTCGCTAATTCACAGCGTTATTAATTATGACATAGTGGCTACTTCGCAACTGTAGGTGCAGTAGGGGCAATCTAGGACGCTTTAAAACGGCCGGTGTTACGCATACAGACGTCACTTTCCTCGCGGCTTGGTTGAGGTGCCCACCAAAAAGCGAACCCTTACAAAAAATCTTatagaaaaataattgaaaagctagtGGTCAATGTTGACGCATTGTATTGAAAAGTATTTGAATGGTATTTGAAAAGTTATTGAAAAGTCATTGAGCTCACCATTTACACCCATTGAAAATTGGTTGGTGATATTGTATAAAAAAGTTATTGACACAAAAGTGATTGAATAGTAGTGAACCTGTTATTGAATAGTTTATGAGCTGCAATTCAAGTAGCATTGAAATTTAATGATCTagttattgaaagtaaatgtacagtatgtcgtaatagttgttgaattcttgtagacatgcaagtgtgatatcctccccctgaaagaacaatgcctactgaagcacatgccacagtaggcatggtccaaaaggtctggcatagaacctcttgaagaatgcctgctgaggcacgtgtttacaataaaaattgcagttccttgggcttcataaacacttttcgtaactctaataacagctgctaagtgccctttatgggttttatatgagcacacagcaATCTATAGATAGGCACTGATGGtgtatgcttgcataaaaagCAATAAGAGGCCTGCATAGTTAGTGTTACTGTGGCAGACTGTGCCAACTCGCATTCTGCATGGGAAACAGCAAAACTATAGGAGGCCTGCAGAGTTCAAGTGTTATTGTGACAGAGTATGCCAACTCACTCTggacgggaaacagcaagctacatgcacacaaaaagcaaagaataacttaaatcaggtcagtttactttcactatagctgaattacagtaggtaaggcacaactgcacggaggcagatcgcgctttcaataactgcattgcgaagtgaaacgatgcgctgcatagatgaacttAGACGAAAGACAGATGAACATGAaacggacaaggaccttgcgctTTCATGTTCATCTGTCTTTCGTCTaagttcatctatgcagcgcatcgtttcacttcgcactgccataccaactagccccagtggaagcactaCTAAACAATAACTGCAATAGCCAAAGCTTTTTATCGCCTGTtataatgcttcaattcttccaaccccgcgtaaacctggaaacaaggtaatctgggcgagaaataaaataccaggacacgggcacataagtcaactgaatgacacacacacagacactgggagaagtcaactcttttataagttctgtgacctttcgttttctttcaagtgcccaaggaaaagaagaaaacgcaaatatgcggacaatctatctttatttatgcaaaaactgcaagtaaccccaccatcagagatgaaagccataatttctttggtgtagcacttgtttcaaaataaaaagggtgactcccacctgcaaaaaaaaaaaaacaggagaaaaggaaattgttgtataagTTCGTACCTAGCAGAGGACGGTGAGAGCAAGCGAAAACTCGTTAACATCGTACGGCTACAAAGGGGCGAACATGCTACATATGGGAACATATGGGGTTTGGGCTTAAAGCCCAAACCCCacatgcgcgaaaatgcacgcgacagcgacgagcgatgctatgagcgacgaaacgagccgttcgcgcgacgtgtcgcgtggtcgatttcgcgcgatcgctcggtttttcagatttggaatccgtcgctcgtcgcccggaagtgctgtgctcaagcagccaatagcaaaacaccggaacaagatgcctcagtgacgtactgctgattgtcgccgctttcttatcgacgcgcatcaacaaaaaacccgcatttccccgaaggggagtatgaggaagtgcgaagcacggggtgatgctatgagggggggggggcgcgactaaactgcagagccgagcgaaggagacggcagcgagagagcacgcgccagccgacccacggaggtctggccgtttttaagtgcaaagcacttttactgatgatgatgatctgtcttccgaactcgttccaaagaacccgcaacgcgttcaacctgttggcggcgttgcgcacgcccgagatggggctcaggttgttgtcgaaccacagtcgatcgcacaccgcgcagctatatccgaagctgcggtcgaggaagtctcgcttgaagcgcgcgtccggccgatcgaattcgagggcccgcgctcgctcacgcatcgcgcgtccccgcgccagatcggcttcggggtgctcggctcgcttcgcacgctttcgttcggcgtctcgccgccggccttcatcaccacaggcaatacgcggggcgcgcgcagccaccgagcggagggcggagcgcgcgcagtcacgtggggcgtgacgtcgctgcgccgttgctacagaggctcctctccgctcctcgcgccgttgctatgggacggcggattcagggtcgcttataaagtgcattcgcacttaaaaacgttcatcaacatggccaacggcgacgagcgcaacgttgacgttgttgaacgcgaacgtgccctcagggacgggaactacaagtcccgcgccgtctgtgacgcggcttgtcggcacgtagcagcagtgatgggatcgaaaaaaatgctgcaagacaatgataaacattttatgtaccattaagcaacaaaacatcgtattttacattgcataccgctgactacgggctacttttggcacgagtaaacgccctcatgccagcaacagtggagatcgctcgctgaagccgtcgcgtgaatggggtttgcccatccaagcgaccgcttgcgcgaagacaatctacgtcgcgtcgctcgtcgctgtcgcgtgcattttcgcgtaaaTGGGGTTTGACCTTcaggctgaagcgacgcgcgggagaacgaccactttgaaggcgcgcgtcgaagcagtcaaggcaaagtaacatcttAGCACTAGAAAGACGCCCCACTTATGTCCTAAAAGAAGATTTTGAACACTCACTCAccattcgaaactattccaaaatagcgcaaatagcgcaaaatagctttgcagagtcagaatcgtagtacaggcgctcgaacgtaaacgtataatgtataccttgaaacaagctccgttaagcatggccaataaaagtcagtacgttcgaaagtgaacgtaaatcgtaacctacatttatattaggacagtgtagtcctgcatgccgcaaaaattacgcagtaACGTACTCatgaaacatgtcgcgcatgtaggccgtgatgcaacaaaacacgcatttttcatggctttcgaatataattgtgcacaggtaaagaaaattaacttaccttcaacaaggacagaggcctgtagtttaaagaatccgcaaatccaagcaatggtaagcgcacatcaaggtgaccgcttccgtccctccatctaagcagaaatgaagatgcgacagtctcgcacccaaaccaaactgagacgtccatttctccgcaggaaatgttccgggactataggcttaactccagtacgcgtataacggccactaacaggcactccagaggaacgtagtccttgcatgcaggtacacgagtgctgaacatgccgcgaagtagcttcttcacagctgcgttcataatttccgtgaatcacggcactcacagagcacgaacCAACGCGAGAGGAgactagcgcggcgagcgcgaccgcTACTGCCGCTacgttcgaattccgcgtactcgactgacgtcacacaacgacgcggatggatacaccggatagaggaccagcgctacgaagcccgtcacgaagttaggcggtaattgctattattaaaaaagttacgtaaagcttgctggttaacgaccttcgcactctgcatgtttgttgacgcaatgcaacacaacaaatttgttattcttttggcgttattttctaagtcgcaataagacatggcacgcaagctcgagttcaagcgttcaagctttaacgtgttttgcatggagcaaaggcgtgcgtttgcgacagcagggatcgtaataaaataaaatgaaaaggaatgatagtcgctggtacatcacgtttctctggtagatgtatgcggtgaggtttgagataatggtttagtcgacaccgcgtacaggccggcgctgtattacgcgccgaggcccccaccattcataggtagatacttttacgtcatgcccgcgatagcgttaaagagctcgtttcgcagaaattccggtgtcggcggcggcttctttggttgcgagcgaaaaagcagcgttggccgtgagcgaaaattcgaggtagatgcaaataaagatatcagccatggggcaccgtactttggctttccttgcggtacggtttgggtctctaccgagaagcgaaggcaggctagcgatcggcaaggcgatactcacccgtatacattggacacacaaaatattgtaataaatgtgctgttgaagagggcgcaaacctttacctttacaatacgtatttcgtgtgtgtgtgcgcgtgcgtgcgtgcgtgcgtgcgtgcggatatcgctatcgcgttcaagtttaacggtttatcaatttttgttactggcttgcctccacggcggtacataaatggtgcctatccttaaacactgcttatgaccgttaaatcctcaaacgaatctgcctttggggccgccgctgtggtacagtggttacggtgctcggctgctgacccgaagatcgcggattcaatcccggccgcggcggtcgcatttttaatggaggcgaaagtgctaaaggtccatttacttcaatttaggtgcacgttaaaaagccccaggtgtgtcatatttccggatatgagctctccacaacggagtgacttataatcatattggggttttggcgcataaaaccgcagtaattcattaattaagctttctttgtgtattcagctgcagtacagtttctgcgcactgtataccgtgtcctaggaggttacagttacctgcgttgcttcgggtactaaagcaagaagtcagcaatgctttgttgccgcatgaagagttatgtagtgggtcattcggttagagctaattaaaacggacaggcttgagaagtcacgttgccgaaggtagctagtaatataatcccacgtagggaccgccaggCCAAACTTGAGGGCCCGATCGCGGGCACAAtggatggccagggtttggtcattcagttcggggcttcgcaagcctcatgcgcttctgaatatcagttaccattgcCACATCTCTGCATAactgtacaaggttgcgtaaaatgtggagtcgtatttaaaaataaaattgtattttttataatatattacattacttgcagcagcaagttctgcatatgcttaaaaaaattttgctttacattggctgacacatagagagcgtccatgatgcaagtagtgctgtagtgttgattgtgtgcaaGAGTTTGTTGCTTGCCGGAAATTAAATGTCATGTATGGCGGCTACCAAAAAGAAAGgcaaataaacctactatatgcgcatgtgtgtctgggtttcttaataagatggcaggagtgctcgtgatattatctgtaataagtttcacgcccaccttcatacgtgcgcggccggtcctaaactcaaccaccgtacaacataaaatcaacaaaacatcaatatatttttcaacatgtacttttgattggaaagaatcaatgacaatttcgttgtctagtcattgagaagattcaacgacatttgacatttagttgaaaagtcattgattcaaccattcgtcaatcatttgtcaacagttactcaatagtcatttttataagggAAGTCTGGCTAGAGAATGACAACATTTTGCTAACGGTGCCCTAACACGCTATAGCACGCTCTACTCTTGAAGatgaagctcaagtgtccttcCAATTTTTATTTTCGAAATGGGATAACCTGACCGAATAGCTTATATTGGTAATACCTGGCTAACCGAAGAAGTGATCTCCTGCTTTGGAGCGAAAACATATTGAATCGCTGTAACCCGTGGAGTGGATATCAAATAGGAACGATAAAATAAGTCTCGGGAAAGTCGATAGTGCGCGTCGGTTCGAGCAGCAAGGTGGACTGAGTGGTTGGCGGAGCAAGCCACGGACAGAGCGGTTTCTACCTATATAATGTGAACGTCTCTTGTGACATCTTTTCACCATGAAGTTCAGCGTTAAGTGAATATCAGTTGAATATAAGTTTGAGTCGAAACAATCTTGTGATTCTACAGAGTTGTTACAACTTTCAAAGTTTGTCAACAACTTATTGGTTTATTCCCGCCTTTTGAGACTGCAGAGGCTGTTACCCGCGACATAATGTGTGCCGAACGACCGAGTGAATAGGCCCATTTCTACTTAGTGATATGTACAGTCGAGTGCATAATTTTAGAggccacgggagcgcgtgccgaggcgcgtcgctgcgccttctggaggctgcacggctctgtccgggagcgcgtactgcgcacgctcgtcccatatcacccggcagcctgtcctttcgctcgtttcaacggcgcgcatctcgaaacgtGGCGGACGGCGCAaggtgccacttctgcagtcgctGTGCAAGCACCGGTACTCCCGAGCGATAATATAGCGGCGAAAATGCCTCTAATGTAATAGCATGGCTCGAGCGCGCCATGCAATACGCTTTCTTCCTTGATGCAGCGCGGAAAACATGCAGTTTCTCAGCTTTTCTCAAACGGAGTTGCGTGATATGCTCATCTTGCAGTGATGAATTTTGTGCTCTGTCTCGGAGACGTTATGCCAGCTCCATTTCTTGGTGCGAATATCGCGCCTGCAGTGGTATGCGGTAAACCACTGAATATCGCGCGTCCAGAATGAATAGCCAGGAAACGCGATAGATAAACAGTTTATTCTtttaagccagaaaaaaaaagaaaacgatagctATAACTGCTATCCAGGAAGGATCACTACTTTCAGTATTTAATCAAACGCCCATCGGCGGCAATCACTTGCGCCACACGAGATGGCATCGAATTGTAAAGCGCGGCCACGATCTCGGGGCGTGCACAAAGTGCTTCCCActcctcctgtatggccgcgaataGGGTCTCCTTCGTTGAACTTCCAAGATTCCGCGCCGCAAGTCGGCGTTTCACGAGACCCCAGACGTTTTCAATGGGGTTCAGGTCCGCTCCTACAGGTGGCCATTCCAATGTGCGAACAGCAAGGCCCTCAAGCAAAGATTTCACACTGCGAGCAGTGTGAATCGGGCTCCTGTCATGCTGGTACACGAAACAACCATCCTTGAACGGCCCATTCAAGACATAAGGAAGCAATTCTCTCTCTATTATAAGGGAGTACGTGGAGGCTGAAAGGTTCCCATCGATAAGAACCAGTGGTCCAAGTCCTTCCCTGGTCATGGCGGCCCAGACACTCACAGAGCATCGGCCACTGGCAAAGACCGACTGCGTGTACTGTGGTGAATACCTGGCGAGGAAGGAAATGCTGGATTGGTTACACGGATTTATAAGAACGACAATGGCACATAGTCACTTTATCCCCGAACAATTTCGTCTTACTTGAAGATTCATATAATGAAATTTTAATTATGCGAGATCGCCAAGATGGTGCGAAATATTCGACATGTTGGTAAGGCACCCTCAGTGCGTTCCAGAAGGCCTCGCAAACGCAACTGTATTTTTCTAAGGTAATGAGGtacaatatacaaaaaaaaaacatcacacattggctaaggtgcttaagtttggcGAGCTGCTCACGATAAGAAGTAACACAGCTTAAAGAGAATCAAAGCTAAGCAACGTTCTACAGCAAGTTCGAAGACAATAAAGTGCTGGGCTTTACTTGCCTTAACCACAACGTAATTAAGGCGCACTGTAGTGGGTGACCTGCCATTAATTTTTACCAGCTGCGGTTACTTACCCTGTGCACTACTTTTTCTACACATTCAATTGTAAATAGTACAAGGATGACATTAATGTAGAAGACAAATCGCAAATGTTACCTCGAGTTCATTCGACGCCATACTCGCCGTTCCTGATCCCAGCGACTTGAAAACGTTGATTCATCGCTGAACACGACTTCTCCCCACTCTTCTGATCCCCATGTCTGCACAGAACGCGCAAACTGCAGTCGCATGGATCTTTGCCTGTCCGTGATGTGGGGCTTCTGGGCCGCGACGCAGTTGGCAAGCCCTGCTTCTGCCAACCTCCTAC includes the following:
- the LOC125760176 gene encoding TNF receptor-associated factor 3-like translates to MPGLRRVHCFCEHPVAGVNWRPTRFVEEVPSSRVCGLCRMIPKRIKVLPCGHLLCQSCHATTQGSRGRCPLDQEPFEEPECDSYDLPTRKANALKVYCWNKGHGCEFEGSMEDMLRHYENECTWHTVECLRCCEEVLHRNLSTHYVAGCRALVSSARAGNASSDSQVLTLQEVTAALGELKMLIRDANHEQLLPAIQSQ